CAGCATCGGCACCAGCGCGCCACAGGCCGAAGCGCCAATGGCGGTTTCCGGTGCAGCCAGGCCACGGGCGTCGCCCTGGCCGAACTTGCCGCTGGCCCCGGCGATGCGCTTCTCGGTCATGTAGGCCACGGCACTGGCCAGTGTCGCGCCCGCACCCGGCAACACGCCCATGATGAAACCGAGCAGGCCGCAACGAATGTTCACCACGAACACCGAAGCCGCTTCCTTGAAGTTGAACATCATGCGCCCGGTCGCTTTTACCGCTTCCTGGCCGCGATGGGTTTTCTCCAGCAACAGGAGGATTTCGCTGATCGAGAACAGACCCAGCACCAGCACCACGAATTGAATGCCGTCGGTCAGGTGAATGTTGTCGCCGGTAAAACGGTACACGCCGCTGTTGGCGTCGATGCCGACGCTGGACAGGAACAGACCGATCAACGCCGCAATAAAGGTCTTCAACGGTCGATCACCGGCCATGCCGCCGAGACAGACGATCGCAAACACCATCAACACGAAGTATTCCGCAGGTCCAAAGGCAATCGCCCACTTCGCCAGCAGCGGCGCAAACAAGACCATGCCGCAGGTGGCGATGAACGCGCCGATGAACGAACTCCACGCCGACAGCGACAACGCGACACCGGCCATGCCTTTGCGGGCCATCGGGTAGCCGTCGAGCGTGGTCATTACGGTGGAAGCTTCGCCGGGAATGTTCAGCAGGATCGAGCTGATCCGGCCGCCATATTCGCAGCCCAGATACACCGCCGCGAGCAGGATAAGCGCCGACTCCGGCGGCAAACCGAGTGCGAACGCAATCGGGATCAGCAGCGCCACGCCGTTGATCGGGCCGAGGCCCGGCAGCAGGCCGACGACGGTGCCGATCAAGGTGCCGGTCAGCGCCGTGACCAGGTTGTACGGGCTCAGCGCGACGCCGAAGCCTTGACCCAAATAACCGAGGGTATCCATATCAGTTCTCCAGCACGTCGAGCAGGCCAAGGGGCAGCGGGACTTCCATCACCCGATCGAACAACAGGTACAGACCAATGGCCATCAGCGTCGTGACGACGATGCTCGGCACCCAGCGGCCGCCGTACAGACGCGCCATCGGAATGCCGATGACCATGCTGCTGAGGATGAAACCCAGTGGTTCGAACAGGCCGGCGAACACCAGCAACAGCGCGACGCAAATAGCAATCTTGGTCAGGGTTTCGCGGTCCAGCGGCGGCTCGTCTTCACTGTGTTTGATCGGCGCCGGGCGAAACACCATGTACAGCAGCGCCAGGCCCATCAGGCCAAGCATCAGCAGCGGGAAGGCGCGCGGGCCGACCGGTTCATAGGAAAAAGCCGCCTGGTACGGCCACGCCATCAGTGCCAGACCGGCACACACCAGCAGCAACACCGAGGCGAAAATGCGTTGAATAAGCATGAGAACTCCTGTGCCGCGCCCCCGAAGCGGGAAGCGCGGCCACTAGACAGAGACGATCACTGGATCAGGCCGAACTCTTTGGCCAGCACTTTGTAGTCCGCGACCTGCTTCTTCACATAGGTGTCGAGTTCCGGGCCGGTCATGGCGAACGGGAACAGTTCACGCTGATCGCGCAGCGTGGCGAACTCGTCGGAGGCCAGCAGCTTGTCGAACGAGTCTTTCCACCAGGCGTAGTCTTCATCGCTGACTTTTGGCCCGAGGTAGAAGCCGCGCACCACCGGCCAGACGATGTCGTAGCCTTGCTCGCGAGCGGTCGGGATGTCCTTCATTTCCGGCTCGTCGAGACGCTTGTCGGCGAATACTGCGAGCAGACGCATGTCGCCGCTCTGGATATGCGGCATGGAGTCGGAAATGTCGGTACTGCCGACCTGGATATGACCGCCGAGCAGGGCAGTGGCGATTTCGCCGCCGCCTTCGAGTGCCACGTAACGCAGTTCGCGCGGGTTGATCCCGGCAGCCTTGGCGATCAATGCAGTTTGCATCCAGTCCTGACTGCCGACGGTGCCGCCTGAGCCGATGACCACCGAGCCCGGATCTTTCTTCAGTGCTTGAACGAGATCGTCGAGGGTCTTGTAGGGCGAATCGCTTTTCACCGCGATGGCGCCGTAGCTGGTGCCGACCGCCGCGAGCCAGCGCACGTTGGTTTCATCGAAGCGACCGAACTTGCCCTGAGCCAGGTTCAGCAGCGAACCGCTGGACCAGGCGACCAGTGTGCCGGCATCCGCCGGACGTTGCGCAACCACTGCGTTGTACGCCACCGCGCCGACACCGCCGGGCATGTAGGTCACGCGCATCGGTTTGCTCAACAGCTTCTGGTTGACCAGTGCGCTCTGCACCAGTTTGCAGGTCAGGTCGAAACCACCGCCGGGGGAGGCCGGAGCAATACATTCCGGGCGTTTCGGTTCGGCCATCAGTTGGCCGGCAAACAGCATCGCCCCAGCGGCGAGCGCAACTTTACGCAGTGATAAGTTCATCTGAGTCTCCTTGGGAGTTGTTGTTATGGACGTGCAGAATTACCAAAGGGCAACGCTTTGCTCAGCAGCGGGCGCAAGTGTTCGTTGCGCGGACGCATTGACTGGAATATCGGAAGGAAAAACGGCGTGGCCCGTCACGGAAGAACCGGCGAGGGCGGGGTTGTAGCGCAGGGTGTCGGCCTGTGAGAAAGCCTGAGCGTGCATGGACGACATGCGGATGTACTCCGATTATTGTTCTTATTGGTCGAAAACGCTTCGTGGCGTTTTGCGTTGCGCTGTGTGGCAGCAGCGATGACAGTCGAAACTGTCCGTGGGCGGACTCTAACCGGCTAACCTTTCAGCAACCTTTCAGTTGTCTTTCACGGTTTTCAGGCTTCACAGCGGCGGTTGCGGCTGTAAACTCCGCGGCAAAGCGCGGCGTCGGCCAACCCTGAACGAGGTAACAATCCATGCGTGTCCTGCTCGTCGAAGACCATTTGCAACTGGCCGAAAGCGTGGCTCAGGCGCTCAAGAGCACCGGTCTGACCGTGGATGTGTTGCACGATGGCGTGGCCGCCGACCTGGCGCTGGGCAGTGAGGAATACGCCGTGGCGATCCTCGATGTCGGCCTGCCGCGCCTGGACGGTTTCGAGGTGCTGGCGCGGCTGCGTGCCCGCGGCAAAAATCTGCCAGTGCTGATGCTGACCGCGCGCAGTGACGTGAAAGACCGCGTGCATGGCCTCAATCTCGGTGCTGACGATTACCTGGCCAAGCCGTTTGAACTGACGGAACTGGAAGCACGGGTGAAAGCCTTGCTGCGCCGCAGTGTGCTGGGCGGCGAGCGCCAGCAGCGCTGTGGCGTGTTGGCCTATGACCTCGACACCCGACGCTTCACCCTTGGCGAAGAACTGCTGACTCTGACCTCGCGCGAGCAAGCCGTCCTCGAAGCGCTGATCGCGCGGCCGGGGCGGGTGATGAGCAAAGAGCAATTGGCCGCGCAGGTGTTCGGCCTCGACGAGGAAGCCAGCCCCGACGCCATCGAAATCTACGTGCACCGCTTGCGCAAAAAACTCGACGGCCAGCCCGTGGCCATCGTCACCTTCCGCGGCCTCGGCTACCTGCTGGAAAGCCGCGATGCATAAGCCCAGCAGCCTGCGCTGGCGGTTGCTGTGGAACCTCGGTTGGTTGCTGGTGGTGTTGATGCTCGCCAGTGGTTTGAGCGCTTACTGGAATGGTCGCGAAGCCGCCGACACCGCGTATGACCGCACGCTGTTGGCCTCGGCACGGACCATTGCGGCCGGGTTGTCGCAGCGCGATGGCAGCCTCAGCGCCGACGTGCCTTACGTGGCACTGGACACCTTCGCCTACGACAGCGCCGGGCGCATTTACTATCAGGTCAACGACATCCACCAGAAGCTGATTTCCGGCTACGAAAACCTCCCCGGTCCACCACCCGGTACGCCGCGAACTGACAGCTATCCGGCCCTTGCGCGCTTTTATAACGCGAAGTACAACGGCCAGAACGTACGCGTGGTCAGCCTGCTCAAAGCCGTGAGTGAGCCGAACATGAACGGCATGGCGGAGATTCGCGTGGCCGAAACCGACGAAGCGCGCGTCAGCATGGCGCGCAGTCTGGCGGCGGATACGTTGCTGCGTCTGGGCATGCTGGCCGTCGGTGCGTTGTTGCTGGTGTGGTTTGCGGTGAGCGCGGCGCTGCGCCCGCTGGAGCGCTTGCGCACCGCCGTCGAAGAGCGTCAGCCGGACGACTTGCGGCCTCTGCCGCTGGTGGAAGTCCAGCATGAGCTGGGGCCGTTGGTTCGCGCGCTCAACCATTTCACCGAGCGCCTGCGGGGCCAGTTCGAGCGCCAGGCGCAGTTCATCGCCGATGCCGCCCACGAATTGCGCACACCGTTGGCGGCGCTAAAAGCGCGGCTGGAACTGGGCTTGCGTTCGAATGAGCCCGAGACTTGGCGCACGACTCTGGAGTCATCCGCGCAAAGTACCGATCGCCTGACCCATCTGGCCAATCAGTTGCTGTCGTTGGCCCGCGTCGAAAACGGTGCGCGGGCGATTGCCGAGGGCGGCGCGCAGCT
This genomic interval from Pseudomonas koreensis contains the following:
- a CDS encoding tripartite tricarboxylate transporter permease, with the translated sequence MDTLGYLGQGFGVALSPYNLVTALTGTLIGTVVGLLPGLGPINGVALLIPIAFALGLPPESALILLAAVYLGCEYGGRISSILLNIPGEASTVMTTLDGYPMARKGMAGVALSLSAWSSFIGAFIATCGMVLFAPLLAKWAIAFGPAEYFVLMVFAIVCLGGMAGDRPLKTFIAALIGLFLSSVGIDANSGVYRFTGDNIHLTDGIQFVVLVLGLFSISEILLLLEKTHRGQEAVKATGRMMFNFKEAASVFVVNIRCGLLGFIMGVLPGAGATLASAVAYMTEKRIAGASGKFGQGDARGLAAPETAIGASACGALVPMLTLGVPGSGTTAVMIGALSLYNITPGPLLFQQQPDIVWGLIASLFIANIMLVILNIPMIRIFTRILAVPNWALVPVIAIITGIGVYAVHATTFDLFLMVGIGIFGYILRKLDFPLSPVLLGFILGGLMEQNLRRALSISNGALEILWSSPITFGVWVLTALMLVFPLIRIWRKRAVARRAIADV
- a CDS encoding response regulator, coding for MRVLLVEDHLQLAESVAQALKSTGLTVDVLHDGVAADLALGSEEYAVAILDVGLPRLDGFEVLARLRARGKNLPVLMLTARSDVKDRVHGLNLGADDYLAKPFELTELEARVKALLRRSVLGGERQQRCGVLAYDLDTRRFTLGEELLTLTSREQAVLEALIARPGRVMSKEQLAAQVFGLDEEASPDAIEIYVHRLRKKLDGQPVAIVTFRGLGYLLESRDA
- a CDS encoding Bug family tripartite tricarboxylate transporter substrate binding protein, with the translated sequence MNLSLRKVALAAGAMLFAGQLMAEPKRPECIAPASPGGGFDLTCKLVQSALVNQKLLSKPMRVTYMPGGVGAVAYNAVVAQRPADAGTLVAWSSGSLLNLAQGKFGRFDETNVRWLAAVGTSYGAIAVKSDSPYKTLDDLVQALKKDPGSVVIGSGGTVGSQDWMQTALIAKAAGINPRELRYVALEGGGEIATALLGGHIQVGSTDISDSMPHIQSGDMRLLAVFADKRLDEPEMKDIPTAREQGYDIVWPVVRGFYLGPKVSDEDYAWWKDSFDKLLASDEFATLRDQRELFPFAMTGPELDTYVKKQVADYKVLAKEFGLIQ
- a CDS encoding tripartite tricarboxylate transporter TctB family protein, with the protein product MLIQRIFASVLLLVCAGLALMAWPYQAAFSYEPVGPRAFPLLMLGLMGLALLYMVFRPAPIKHSEDEPPLDRETLTKIAICVALLLVFAGLFEPLGFILSSMVIGIPMARLYGGRWVPSIVVTTLMAIGLYLLFDRVMEVPLPLGLLDVLEN
- a CDS encoding sensor histidine kinase, which translates into the protein MHKPSSLRWRLLWNLGWLLVVLMLASGLSAYWNGREAADTAYDRTLLASARTIAAGLSQRDGSLSADVPYVALDTFAYDSAGRIYYQVNDIHQKLISGYENLPGPPPGTPRTDSYPALARFYNAKYNGQNVRVVSLLKAVSEPNMNGMAEIRVAETDEARVSMARSLAADTLLRLGMLAVGALLLVWFAVSAALRPLERLRTAVEERQPDDLRPLPLVEVQHELGPLVRALNHFTERLRGQFERQAQFIADAAHELRTPLAALKARLELGLRSNEPETWRTTLESSAQSTDRLTHLANQLLSLARVENGARAIAEGGAQLLDLSQLARELGMAMAPLAHKRGVALALEADEPVWLRGEPTLLNELLSNLVDNALAHTPPGGNVILRVTAPAVLEVEDDGPGIPLEERDRVFERFYRRNQQVAGSGLGLAIVGEICRAHLAQITLHDGEQAGLKVRVSFIAG